The following nucleotide sequence is from Roseivirga sp. BDSF3-8.
ACAGAGTTATCGATCTCTTTGACTCGCTTAAGATTACTGATCCGTGAATCGTGTATTTCTTTACACCCCAGATTTATCAGTTCCTTAAGATACCTTCTGTTACCACAAAGAATCTTCGAGACTATGCCCCAGGAGATTTCACTTCCTGCAAAAGTTTGCTGAAGGAAATCGAAGTTTTCTTTAAGTTTATGCCGATATAGTTTCAGGTAAGCCATGCTTATTTCGTGTATCTCATCTCCAGATATTTATTTGTGAAGCCCAGGCGTTCGTAAAGCCTTTTGGCAGGGTTATCGGGTTCAACGTGAAGTGCAACGGCACCCTTAGCCATATCCAGTGCCCTTTCCATTAGTTGCTTTCCAATGCCTTTTCCCCGCTGGTCCTGATGTACAGCAATATATACAAGAAGGTTTTCCGGCACGAAGCCCTCCATTCCTGTCTTATTTATTACTACGGCTCCTTTAATATCTCCATTTTCACGCGCCACCAGTACAAAACCACCCTGATGGGCAAAGTCGCTGAGAGCGTAATCCAGGCACTTCATAATGTCCTCTTTAGGATCACCATACTTACCCAGATGCTCAAACAGAAATGTGGCTATCTCGTCTTTCTGAAGAAAGGTTGGAGTGTCTATTGCGCTCAGTACCTGAAATTCCATTGTTGCTGTTTGCATTATGTTTATCGGGAAATAAATAAGATATTACTATAAATACGATTAAAGCCGCTGTAAGGCCGAAAATATTTGCATCCAATTTATACGGTAAGGCTATATCACTCAGGATAAGCACCACCGTGGTCACACCACCGATCAGCATAGCCCAGAATGCTCCGGCCGCACTGCTCTTTTTCCAAAAAAGCGCCCCTAAAACCGGTATAAAAAGTCCGGATACCATAAAGGCATAAGAATACAGCATAAGTCCGAGGACCTCCGTCATCTGAGTAGCCAGGAGCAAGGCAAGGCCACCTAGTATGAAGGTGGCTATTTGTGAATAGCGAAGATGATGTTTAGAGTTCATTCCCCTCTCACCAATTAGATCAGTCATTACATTACCACTGGCTGCCATCAGGCAACTATCTGCTGTTGATAAAATAGCGCTGAAATAAGCTGACATCATCAGACCTAGTATACCAGCAGGCAATATGGTACGTAATAGTAACGGAAGTCCGGTTTCTGCGTCCATTGTGGCGGCAGAAAAGTCTCCTAATAAGCCTTGCTCAGCAGCCACGCGTGACATTAGGCCGAGCATTACACCCATGAAGGCCATAATTGGCCACTCAAACAGACCTGCATAAAACCAGGCTTTCTTTGCTGATTTAACATCTTTGGTGGCATAGATACGCTGATAGAGGGTCATGCCCACAAACCATATAGGGATGATAGTAACCCCCCAGTTCAGTAAGTCCGTCCACGTAAGATTGCTCATAGATACCATCTCAGCCGGTACCGTTTCGGTAATGCCTTCCCAGCCACCAACAGCTACCCATGCCATAGGGATACCAATAAAAATAAGTCCGGCCATCAGGATGATCCACTGGATAGTATCTGTATAGATGACAGCTTTTAATCCACCCATAACAGTATACACCACTGCCACGATACCCATCACGAGAAGTGCAGTGGTCATGTCCATGGTAGGAAATGTACCATTAGCCAGTTTGGCACCCGCCAGTATCTGTGAACTGGTAAATCCAGTGTAGCCTATTGCTGAAATGATACCTGCCAGTAGGGCAACCCTGGCACCATACCAGTGGCCAAACAGTTGGGGAAAGGTTAGAAATTTGGCAAATGCACTATTTCCTTTAATTTTTGGTATCAGAAGTACGGCTGCAAGCCAGGCTCCTATAAGTCCGGTAAAAAGCATCCAGCTGCCTGCAAGACCTATGGTAAACCCAAGGCCCCCAAGGCCTATGCTAAAGCCACCCCCTACATCTGTTGCTACTACCGAAAGTCCTACATGAAGACTACCCATTTTTCGACCGCCAACATAGTAGTCATCCTGATCTTTATTTTTCCCCATGAAGTAATATCCGACGCCGAGCATACCGATCATGTACGCTATAAATATTAGCAGGTCAATTAGTTGCATGAAGTAGACTGGGATTTAATGATAGGAATGCAATTTTTGCTAAGTAGATAACAAAATTTATGTGATTTTGTTTCTGCACGAACAAATTTAGTTAAAAAATCTATTAATGTGAATTAAACTGCATCTCCGGATTGATTGCCCTTGTTTTCCTGGAATTCCTCGGCCATGAGGAGAGGAGATGCCTCAATCTGATCGATACCCAGAAACACAGTTAGCATATATAGTGATTCGTTGATTTTTTTCTGCTCAGCGTCAGGGGCTTCTGACAGCTTTTTGATAAGTCTGACCTGGATAGGATCGGGGATAGTGCTTAACATATTCAGGCTATGCGTAGTAAGGCCTACATAGCTAGTTCGCTTATCATTTTTTTTTGGAAGACGCTCCAACAGGTTTTTTTTGACCATCCTGTCTACCACCCCAGTTACTGTGCTGCGACTAAGGTTAAGTTGCTCACACAGTTCTTTTTGGGTTACCTGCTGTTGAGGAGTTACCTGAAGCCGGCGTAAAACCAGGAGTTGGGTAATCGTAAGCCCATGCTCTTTCTGCAGCTTTTTGGATTCTAGGTTCAGCGCCCTGATAATCTTTCGGATGTTCCGTAATATGTCTTCCGTATGCATCGCTCTGAAAAAATAAAAGCCGGCAGAGAGACTCTGCCGGCTTAAATACTTATCAACGCATAATTTTGTTATACGTTTTCTGATGTTGCTTTAGCACCCAGGTATTCGGCATTCAGCTTAGCAATGTTTTCAAGCTTGATCTCCTTAGGGCACTCGGCTGAGCATGCACCTGTATTGGTACAAGCTCCGAAACCTTCGGCATCCATTTGTGCCACCATTTTTTCAGCTCTGCTCTTGCGCTCTACCTGGCCCTGGGGCAGCCATGCAAGCTGCGATACCTTAGCACTTACGAACAGCATAGCAGAAGCATTTTTACATGCAGCTACGCAGGCACCGCAGCCAATACATGTAGCCGCGTCGAATGCCTTATCCGCCACGTTTTTGGGTATTGGAATCTCATTGGCATCAGGTGTACCACCGGTATTAACGCTTACATATCCGCCGGACTCAATGATCCGGTCGAAAGATGAACGGTTGGTTACCAGGTCCTTAACCACAGGAAATGCCTTGGCTCTCCAGGGTTCTATGGTAATGCTTTGTCCGTCCTTGAAGGCTCTCATGTGAAGCTGGCAGGCAGTAGTACCTTTCCAGGGGCCATGAGGCCGTCCATTAATATATAGACTACAGCTACCGCAAATACCTTCACGGCAGTCGTGATCGAATTCTACAGGATCTTCGCCTTTAGCTACCAGTTGCTCGTTAAGCACATCCAGCATTTCCAGAAAAGACATCTCCGGAATGATGTCATCGACTTCGTAGCCTACGAATTTACCTTTATCAGTGGCGTTCTTCTGACGCCATATATTCAGAGTAAGTTTCATATTACTTGTAGCTTCTTTGCGTCAACTTGACGTTCTCGAATACGAGTTCTTCTTTTTGGAGTGTTTCCGGGGCTTCCGGTCCGTTATACTGCCATGCACCTACGAATGAGAAATCCTCATCGTTACGCAAGGCTTCACCCTCTTCCGTCTGGTACTCCTCACGGAAGTGTCCGCCACAGCTTTCCTCTCTCATCAGGGCATCGTCGATCATCAACTCACCCAGCTCAAGGAAGTCCGCCACACGGCCTGCTTTTTCCAGTGACTGGTTCAGCTCATCATTTGTACCTGTCACTTTCACATTCTTCCAGAACTCTTCGCGAATCTCTTTCACCTTGCCTTTGGCATATTTCAGACCCTCGGCATTTCTGGACATACCGCAGTATTCCCACATCACTTTACCGAGTTCGCGGTGGAAAGTATCCACTGACTTAGTACCGTTGATGCTCAGGAGCTTATTTATCTGGCTATTGACCCGGCCTTCAGCTTCTTTAAACGCCTCATGGTCCGTAGGTATCTTGTCGTATTTTACGTTTGCCAGGTAATTACCAATTGTGTAAGGAATCACAAAATACCCGTCGGCAAGTCCCTGCATCAGGGCAGAGGCTCCCAGGCGGTTTGCTCCGTGGTCACTAAAGTTAGCCTCACCGGCAGCAAACAGACCTGGTACACTTGTCATCAGGTTATAATCTACCCACAGGCCACCCATAGTATAGTGTACCGCAGGGTATATACGCATAGGTACTTCATACGGGTTCTCACCGGTAATCTTCTCGTACATCTCGAACAGGTTACCGTATTTGGCAGAGATGGTATCACGTCCATCGCGTCTGATGGCATCGGCAAAGTCCAGATATACGGCAAGGCCGGTTTTACCTACTCCGCGACCCTCATCGCACACATACTTGGCATTACGTGAAGCCACATCACGGGGCACCAGGTTACCAAATGAAGGGTAACGACGCTCCAGGTAGTAGTCACGCTTATCTTCAGCCAGTTCACTGGCTTTTATTTCCCCTTTACGAATCTTTTCCGCATCCTTCACATCCTTAGGGACCCATACACGCCCGTCATTACGGAGCGATTCAGACATAAGGGTAAGCTTAGATTGGTGGTCACCACTTACAGGAATACAGGTAGGGTGTATCTGAGTAAAGCATGGGTTAGCAAAAAGAGCACCATGCTTGTGGGCACGCCACGCCGCCGTAGCGTTAGAGCCCATGGCATTAGTACTCAGGTAGAATACGTTGCCATACCCTCCGCTGGCCAGGATCACTGCGTGAGCAGAGTGTGACTCAACTTTACCGGTGATCAGGTTGCGCGTTACAATTCCGCGGGCTTGCCCGTCCACCATAACCAGGTCTAGCATTTCCGTGCGGGGAAACATCTGAACTTTGCCATTAGCTACCTGGCGGCTCAGGGCGCTGTATGCTCCCAGCAAAAGCTGCTGGCCAGTCTGGCCCCTTGCATAAAATGTCCGGGATACCTGAGCCCCACCAAATGACCTGTTTGAAAGTAGTCCGCCATATTCCCGGGCAAATGGAACCCCCTGGGCCACGCACTGGTCAATGATATTGACACTTACTTCAGCCAGGCGGTATACATTAGACTCACGG
It contains:
- a CDS encoding GNAT family N-acetyltransferase, which codes for MEFQVLSAIDTPTFLQKDEIATFLFEHLGKYGDPKEDIMKCLDYALSDFAHQGGFVLVARENGDIKGAVVINKTGMEGFVPENLLVYIAVHQDQRGKGIGKQLMERALDMAKGAVALHVEPDNPAKRLYERLGFTNKYLEMRYTK
- a CDS encoding sodium:solute symporter, producing MQLIDLLIFIAYMIGMLGVGYYFMGKNKDQDDYYVGGRKMGSLHVGLSVVATDVGGGFSIGLGGLGFTIGLAGSWMLFTGLIGAWLAAVLLIPKIKGNSAFAKFLTFPQLFGHWYGARVALLAGIISAIGYTGFTSSQILAGAKLANGTFPTMDMTTALLVMGIVAVVYTVMGGLKAVIYTDTIQWIILMAGLIFIGIPMAWVAVGGWEGITETVPAEMVSMSNLTWTDLLNWGVTIIPIWFVGMTLYQRIYATKDVKSAKKAWFYAGLFEWPIMAFMGVMLGLMSRVAAEQGLLGDFSAATMDAETGLPLLLRTILPAGILGLMMSAYFSAILSTADSCLMAASGNVMTDLIGERGMNSKHHLRYSQIATFILGGLALLLATQMTEVLGLMLYSYAFMVSGLFIPVLGALFWKKSSAAGAFWAMLIGGVTTVVLILSDIALPYKLDANIFGLTAALIVFIVISYLFPDKHNANSNNGISGTERNRHSNLSSERRDSHISV
- a CDS encoding MarR family winged helix-turn-helix transcriptional regulator, which gives rise to MHTEDILRNIRKIIRALNLESKKLQKEHGLTITQLLVLRRLQVTPQQQVTQKELCEQLNLSRSTVTGVVDRMVKKNLLERLPKKNDKRTSYVGLTTHSLNMLSTIPDPIQVRLIKKLSEAPDAEQKKINESLYMLTVFLGIDQIEASPLLMAEEFQENKGNQSGDAV
- a CDS encoding succinate dehydrogenase/fumarate reductase iron-sulfur subunit; translated protein: MKLTLNIWRQKNATDKGKFVGYEVDDIIPEMSFLEMLDVLNEQLVAKGEDPVEFDHDCREGICGSCSLYINGRPHGPWKGTTACQLHMRAFKDGQSITIEPWRAKAFPVVKDLVTNRSSFDRIIESGGYVSVNTGGTPDANEIPIPKNVADKAFDAATCIGCGACVAACKNASAMLFVSAKVSQLAWLPQGQVERKSRAEKMVAQMDAEGFGACTNTGACSAECPKEIKLENIAKLNAEYLGAKATSENV
- a CDS encoding fumarate reductase/succinate dehydrogenase flavoprotein subunit; translated protein: MNFDSKSPEGPLADKWTRHKFNVKLVNPANKRKYDIIVVGTGLAGASAAASLAELGYNVKAFCFQDSPRRAHSIAAQGGINAAKNYQNDGDSIYRLFYDTIKGGDYRSRESNVYRLAEVSVNIIDQCVAQGVPFAREYGGLLSNRSFGGAQVSRTFYARGQTGQQLLLGAYSALSRQVANGKVQMFPRTEMLDLVMVDGQARGIVTRNLITGKVESHSAHAVILASGGYGNVFYLSTNAMGSNATAAWRAHKHGALFANPCFTQIHPTCIPVSGDHQSKLTLMSESLRNDGRVWVPKDVKDAEKIRKGEIKASELAEDKRDYYLERRYPSFGNLVPRDVASRNAKYVCDEGRGVGKTGLAVYLDFADAIRRDGRDTISAKYGNLFEMYEKITGENPYEVPMRIYPAVHYTMGGLWVDYNLMTSVPGLFAAGEANFSDHGANRLGASALMQGLADGYFVIPYTIGNYLANVKYDKIPTDHEAFKEAEGRVNSQINKLLSINGTKSVDTFHRELGKVMWEYCGMSRNAEGLKYAKGKVKEIREEFWKNVKVTGTNDELNQSLEKAGRVADFLELGELMIDDALMREESCGGHFREEYQTEEGEALRNDEDFSFVGAWQYNGPEAPETLQKEELVFENVKLTQRSYK